In Archangium violaceum, the following are encoded in one genomic region:
- a CDS encoding LON peptidase substrate-binding domain-containing protein, with protein sequence MTTALERIERTTQALKVFPLPSAVLFPHAALPLHIFEPRYRALVRDALAGDKVMALAQLEPGWESQYGERPPMQPMMCAGLIIWHEELEDGRYNILLQGVSRARLLGELTSEELYRQVRVQLLPDPAYQGPEEERLRQAVFELAGRVPASFAENLLPVVARAQGGALADVVAAAVVPEPERRQQLLCELDVRKRLEAVLDDVGELIARLSPVKPVGPMN encoded by the coding sequence ATGACGACGGCCCTCGAACGCATCGAGCGCACCACCCAGGCGCTGAAGGTCTTCCCACTGCCCTCCGCGGTCCTCTTTCCGCATGCGGCGCTTCCCCTCCACATCTTCGAGCCCCGCTACCGGGCCCTCGTCCGTGACGCACTGGCCGGGGACAAGGTGATGGCGCTCGCCCAGCTGGAGCCCGGCTGGGAGAGCCAGTACGGCGAGCGGCCGCCCATGCAGCCGATGATGTGCGCCGGGCTCATCATCTGGCACGAGGAGTTGGAGGACGGGCGCTACAACATCCTCCTGCAGGGGGTGAGCCGTGCCCGCCTCCTCGGGGAGCTGACGTCCGAGGAGCTGTACCGGCAGGTGCGTGTGCAACTGCTGCCCGACCCCGCCTACCAGGGGCCCGAGGAGGAGAGGCTCCGCCAGGCGGTCTTCGAGCTGGCCGGCCGGGTGCCCGCCTCCTTCGCGGAGAACCTGCTGCCGGTGGTGGCCCGGGCCCAGGGAGGCGCGCTGGCGGACGTGGTGGCCGCCGCCGTCGTCCCGGAGCCGGAGCGGCGCCAGCAGTTGCTGTGCGAGCTGGACGTGAGGAAGCGGCTGGAGGCGGTGCTGGACGACGTGGGAGAGCTCATCGCCCGCCTCAGCCCGGTGAAGCCCGTGGGGCCCATGAACTAG
- a CDS encoding bestrophin family protein, whose product MIKYDPHHWWRHLLNVRGGLLQEIVGRIGVFALWAAGVTWYHLNVHKIDVPATGHTLVGTALSLLLVFRTNSSYDRFWEGRKLWGGIVNETRNLLRAAAMNIPSLELLRRLAAWTAVYPYALTRVLRGSGELGPAASLLPPTEIARVMASGNAGVAVTLRMSAVLAEAKQRGLISDIVQMEIDRNVQMLVGYQGGCERIVRTPMPFAYMLHLRRTLILFILGLPFALVESFGWSTVAVVVIIAYTFLGIEEIGVEIEDPFGTEDNDLPLEDISAAIGRTLDEVVPWMNQSIDSPALSYPGASLTKGPTTKEEEPPA is encoded by the coding sequence ATGATCAAGTACGATCCGCATCACTGGTGGCGGCACCTCCTCAACGTCCGCGGCGGTCTGCTCCAGGAGATCGTCGGGCGAATCGGAGTGTTCGCGCTCTGGGCCGCTGGGGTGACCTGGTACCACCTGAACGTCCACAAGATCGATGTACCGGCCACCGGTCACACCCTGGTCGGCACCGCGCTCAGCCTCCTGCTGGTGTTCCGCACCAACTCCTCCTACGACCGGTTCTGGGAGGGAAGGAAGCTGTGGGGAGGGATCGTCAACGAGACCCGCAACCTCCTGCGCGCGGCGGCGATGAACATCCCCTCGCTCGAGCTGCTGCGCCGGCTGGCGGCCTGGACGGCGGTGTACCCGTACGCGCTGACGCGAGTCCTCCGGGGCAGTGGCGAGCTCGGCCCCGCCGCGTCCCTGCTCCCTCCCACGGAGATCGCACGCGTGATGGCCTCGGGCAACGCCGGAGTCGCGGTGACGCTGCGCATGTCCGCGGTCCTCGCCGAGGCGAAACAGCGCGGGCTCATCTCCGACATCGTGCAGATGGAGATCGACCGCAACGTGCAGATGCTCGTCGGCTATCAGGGCGGGTGTGAGCGCATCGTCCGGACTCCGATGCCGTTCGCCTACATGCTCCACCTGCGACGGACGCTCATCCTCTTCATCCTCGGCCTGCCGTTCGCCCTCGTGGAGTCCTTCGGCTGGTCGACGGTGGCCGTCGTGGTCATCATCGCCTACACGTTCCTGGGCATCGAGGAGATCGGCGTGGAGATCGAAGACCCCTTCGGCACCGAGGACAACGACCTTCCGCTCGAGGACATCTCCGCGGCCATCGGCCGGACGCTCGATGAAGTGGTCCCCTGGATGAACCAGTCCATTGACAGTCCCGCGCTGAGCTATCCGGGAGCCTCGCTCACGAAGGGTCCCACGACGAAGGAGGAGGAGCCGCCCGCCTGA
- a CDS encoding FKBP-type peptidyl-prolyl cis-trans isomerase, which yields MSLKSEDLKVGTGAEATPGKTVTVHYVGTLANGSKFDSSRDRNEGFTFRLGAGQVIQGWDQGVAGMKVGGLRKLTIPPELGYGARGFPPVIPPNSTLVFEVELLQVR from the coding sequence ATGAGCTTGAAGTCGGAAGACCTGAAGGTGGGCACGGGCGCCGAGGCGACCCCGGGCAAGACGGTGACGGTGCACTACGTGGGCACCCTCGCCAACGGCTCGAAGTTCGACAGCAGCCGCGACCGGAACGAGGGTTTCACCTTCCGGCTCGGCGCGGGTCAGGTCATCCAGGGCTGGGACCAGGGCGTGGCGGGCATGAAGGTGGGCGGTCTGCGCAAGCTCACCATTCCCCCGGAGCTGGGCTATGGCGCCCGCGGCTTTCCGCCCGTGATTCCCCCCAACTCCACGCTCGTCTTCGAAGTGGAACTGCTGCAGGTCCGTTAG
- a CDS encoding YqaA family protein: MSDSAPVAAPPAKLSWYRRLYLRVEALSSTKHALAAMLLVSVVDGSVFPIPPFALLVPMVLAQPHKWWRYALMGTAASLVGGFIGYYLGVLLHQGAVSFLQIDLDMRIQRFGIDATLGQLLGQNFWVLALLCSVLPTPFKVVAIGSGMVGVPLDRFFLAAVLGRSVRFFLVSGVMRFFGPTARKWLRV, translated from the coding sequence ATGTCCGACTCCGCCCCCGTGGCCGCACCTCCGGCAAAGCTCTCCTGGTACCGTCGGCTCTACCTGCGCGTGGAGGCCCTGTCCTCCACGAAGCACGCCCTGGCCGCCATGCTGCTGGTCTCCGTGGTGGACGGCTCGGTGTTCCCCATTCCGCCCTTCGCCCTGCTGGTGCCCATGGTGCTCGCCCAGCCGCACAAGTGGTGGCGGTACGCGCTGATGGGCACGGCGGCCAGCCTCGTCGGCGGCTTCATCGGGTACTACCTGGGCGTGCTGCTGCACCAGGGCGCGGTGAGCTTCCTGCAGATCGACCTGGACATGCGCATCCAGCGCTTCGGCATCGACGCCACGCTGGGCCAGCTGCTCGGGCAGAACTTCTGGGTGCTGGCGCTGCTGTGCTCGGTGCTGCCCACCCCCTTCAAGGTGGTGGCCATCGGCAGCGGCATGGTGGGCGTGCCCCTGGACCGCTTCTTCCTGGCCGCGGTGCTGGGACGCTCGGTGCGCTTCTTCCTGGTGTCGGGCGTGATGCGCTTCTTCGGGCCCACCGCCCGCAAGTGGCTGCGCGTCTGA
- a CDS encoding MASE1 domain-containing protein, translating to MRVLAEMLALAAVYFVAARLGLLEATIAGTASPIWPATGVSLAGLFLLGVSRWPAIFVAASLANLLFASGSPAVALVIGVGNTLEAVLGVLMLRRLGFSSALARTQDVLVFTAVAVTCTLASVSAGSLSLVLSGRASWSEVGITAWVWWLGNVMGALVVGSAVLVLAQPRPEPRWWEALGLAALIVGVGLWSFRGDAVAPLAYAQVFLLFPLGVWAALRFGVRGAVVSILLTAGISIWGTVSGHGPFYSKADGTTVDLLELQLFLAVTSFTGLLLAAARAEQGKAHAQLELLARAVSGVRDGVLIHQLLPDGGLRVVYANESFCDMVGFGLEELVGRSPRGLLMGGAETEEHQRLVKAVREGSCFRGEVVMAHKDGSRVQSEVLVSPVRNARGQVTYFVATHRDVTAQRQLQAKLISAERIAAVGTLAAGVGHEINNPLAYLVLNLEGVAQSLEQGPTGLAEARARLDAAREGAERIRVIVRDLKVFSRQEGEDRAMLDVNAVVVPALRMAAHAVRPRARLVEEFGNPPRVMGSESRLGQVMLNLLVNALQAIPEGSPERHEVRVRTGRDDSGRALVEVSDTGCGMSPSVQARIFDPFFTTKPSGEGTGLGLAICQQIVQSHGGELRVRSEEGQGTVFTVLLPAAQDAGFQEAPEPEASAASVAPPRRRILIIDDEPRLAQSMRMLIEPSHDVVVTTRGAEALAWVREGQRFDLVLCDLQMPGTTGMDVYSNLRAHAPELAERLVFISGGAYTQATRDFVRSVRNRILEKPVRPEELLATIDEALATTLQA from the coding sequence ATGCGGGTTCTCGCCGAGATGCTCGCGCTGGCGGCCGTGTACTTCGTCGCCGCCCGGCTGGGCCTGTTGGAAGCCACCATCGCTGGCACCGCGAGCCCCATCTGGCCGGCCACCGGGGTGTCGCTGGCGGGCCTGTTCCTGCTGGGTGTGTCGCGCTGGCCGGCCATCTTCGTGGCGGCCTCCCTGGCCAACCTGCTGTTCGCCTCCGGGTCCCCGGCCGTGGCGCTGGTCATCGGGGTCGGCAACACGCTGGAGGCGGTGCTGGGGGTGCTGATGCTCAGGCGGCTCGGCTTCTCCTCCGCGCTGGCTCGTACCCAGGACGTGCTGGTGTTCACCGCCGTGGCGGTCACGTGCACGCTGGCCAGCGTGTCGGCGGGGTCCCTGAGCCTCGTGCTGAGTGGGAGGGCGTCCTGGAGCGAGGTCGGCATCACGGCGTGGGTGTGGTGGCTGGGCAATGTCATGGGGGCGCTGGTGGTGGGGTCGGCGGTGCTGGTGCTCGCCCAGCCTCGCCCGGAGCCTCGCTGGTGGGAGGCCCTGGGGCTGGCGGCCCTCATCGTCGGAGTGGGCCTGTGGTCGTTCCGCGGCGACGCGGTGGCGCCCCTGGCCTATGCGCAGGTGTTCCTCCTCTTCCCGCTGGGGGTCTGGGCGGCCCTGCGCTTCGGGGTGCGGGGCGCGGTGGTCTCCATCCTCCTCACCGCGGGCATCTCCATCTGGGGGACCGTCTCGGGTCACGGGCCGTTCTACTCGAAGGCGGACGGGACGACGGTGGATCTGCTGGAGCTGCAGCTCTTCCTGGCCGTCACCTCCTTCACCGGCTTGCTGCTGGCGGCGGCCCGCGCCGAGCAAGGCAAGGCCCATGCTCAATTGGAGCTGCTGGCCAGGGCCGTGAGCGGCGTGCGCGACGGGGTTCTCATCCACCAGCTGCTCCCGGACGGAGGGCTGCGCGTGGTGTACGCCAACGAGTCTTTTTGCGACATGGTGGGCTTCGGGCTGGAGGAGTTGGTGGGCCGCTCACCTCGGGGGCTGCTCATGGGCGGGGCGGAGACGGAGGAGCACCAGCGCCTGGTGAAGGCGGTGCGCGAGGGCTCCTGTTTCCGCGGCGAGGTGGTGATGGCGCACAAGGATGGCTCTCGCGTGCAGAGCGAGGTGCTGGTGTCGCCGGTGCGCAACGCACGGGGCCAGGTGACGTACTTCGTGGCCACCCACCGCGATGTCACCGCGCAGCGGCAGCTCCAGGCGAAGCTCATCTCCGCCGAGCGCATCGCCGCCGTGGGCACGCTGGCGGCGGGCGTGGGACATGAAATCAACAATCCGCTCGCCTACCTGGTGCTGAACCTGGAGGGCGTGGCGCAGAGTCTGGAGCAGGGTCCCACGGGGCTCGCCGAGGCGCGGGCCCGGTTGGATGCGGCCCGCGAGGGGGCCGAGCGCATCCGCGTCATCGTGCGGGACCTGAAGGTGTTCAGCCGACAGGAAGGGGAGGATCGGGCGATGCTGGACGTCAATGCGGTGGTGGTTCCCGCGCTGCGCATGGCCGCGCACGCGGTGCGCCCGCGGGCGCGCCTGGTGGAGGAGTTCGGTAATCCGCCGAGGGTGATGGGGAGCGAGTCGCGGCTGGGGCAGGTGATGCTCAACCTGCTCGTCAACGCGCTGCAGGCCATCCCCGAGGGCAGCCCGGAGCGTCACGAGGTGCGCGTGCGCACCGGCCGCGACGACTCGGGCCGCGCCCTGGTGGAGGTGTCGGACACGGGCTGTGGCATGTCCCCCTCCGTGCAGGCACGCATCTTCGACCCGTTCTTCACCACCAAGCCGAGCGGGGAGGGCACGGGATTGGGGCTCGCCATCTGCCAGCAGATCGTCCAGTCCCACGGCGGCGAGCTGCGGGTGCGCAGCGAGGAGGGGCAGGGCACCGTCTTCACCGTCCTGCTGCCCGCTGCGCAGGACGCCGGGTTCCAGGAAGCCCCCGAGCCCGAGGCCTCCGCGGCCAGCGTGGCGCCGCCGCGCCGACGCATCCTCATCATCGACGACGAGCCGCGCCTGGCCCAGTCCATGCGCATGCTCATCGAGCCCTCGCACGACGTGGTCGTCACCACGCGCGGCGCCGAGGCCCTGGCGTGGGTGCGCGAGGGCCAGCGCTTCGACCTGGTGCTGTGTGACCTGCAGATGCCGGGGACGACGGGGATGGACGTCTACTCGAACCTGCGCGCGCACGCGCCGGAGCTGGCCGAGCGGCTCGTCTTCATCTCCGGAGGGGCCTACACCCAGGCCACGCGCGACTTCGTGCGCTCGGTGCGCAACCGCATCCTCGAGAAGCCGGTGCGGCCCGAGGAGCTGCTGGCCACCATCGACGAGGCGCTGGCCACCACCCTGCAGGCCTGA
- a CDS encoding HAD family hydrolase codes for MTPSAVLFDMDGVLVRSEEAWLRVLEDAGRRFRGSPVTREEFAPTFGQGTAEDVRVFGLHCTPAELDAFYVEHLPRYAGEVWVNPDARELLETLAARGLRRAVVTNSVSPLARALLGAAHLLDFFEVLACSDLVVNAKPAPDLVLYALGRLGVEPGSALMVGDSRFDRGAAGAAGVRFVGLGLDGDARIERLGELLRFTAGPGSPGAR; via the coding sequence ATGACACCGAGCGCTGTTCTGTTCGACATGGATGGCGTCCTCGTGCGCAGCGAGGAGGCGTGGCTGCGGGTGTTGGAGGACGCGGGACGGCGTTTCCGGGGCAGTCCGGTGACGCGCGAGGAGTTCGCGCCCACCTTCGGGCAGGGCACGGCCGAGGACGTGCGCGTCTTCGGCCTGCACTGCACCCCCGCCGAGCTGGATGCCTTCTACGTGGAGCACCTGCCCCGCTATGCCGGTGAGGTGTGGGTGAACCCGGACGCTCGCGAGCTGCTGGAGACGCTGGCCGCGCGAGGTCTGCGGCGCGCGGTGGTGACCAACTCCGTCTCCCCGCTGGCCCGGGCGCTCCTGGGCGCCGCGCACCTGCTCGACTTCTTCGAGGTGCTCGCGTGCTCGGACCTGGTGGTGAACGCCAAGCCGGCGCCGGACCTGGTGCTGTATGCGCTCGGCCGGCTGGGGGTCGAGCCAGGGTCGGCTCTCATGGTGGGCGACTCGCGCTTCGATCGGGGCGCGGCCGGTGCGGCGGGCGTGCGCTTCGTGGGGCTCGGGCTGGACGGGGACGCCCGCATCGAGCGTCTGGGCGAGCTCCTGCGCTTCACAGCGGGCCCGGGGTCTCCTGGAGCGCGTTGA
- the nadE gene encoding NAD(+) synthase gives MRLVKIGLASVNTTVGAFGRNVDKALDLARRMAADDVTVGVFQEQLIGGYPPEDLVQWQGFVERQWPELERFARETASLPTVFLVGVAVTHQGLRYNCAALVAGGKILGLVPKEKLPTYNIFYEGRTFSRGMPGMREEYRGLPFGDYIFRFDFGLIAPEVCEDIWSPEAPLRRRTYSGAELVVNLSASPFRVGHGDTRRELLATRASDHQCTIAYSNALGSNDGIIFDGGGFINQNGKPVAEEPRFQEGFAAAVVDLDRTLRLRAENTTWRSDRESWLREGGKLVPTIDCTAAFTSRRERLRYPVPAHRSFFLPAPDKRRTAREALCEDILDALALGIGDYFEKTRAFKVIGIALSGGRDSLLTLLIAHRYARRVRPENPGSLLRAFYMPSRYSSDATRDAAETIARELGVPFQVVPIEEAFERELGIARTMLAGSEVTPITEQNIQARLRAQRMWNWSNSSGGLFLQTGNMSERAVGYTTTGGDLMGALAVIANVPKTVVMYLLDYLLEQTNYEGIRRVLAKPAGPELAHNQVGEEELMPFPILDACFYLFAGEKLVPAEMQVALEAMFPEVESTRLKGYVEKFTRLFLQSIYKWVQAPLSLHIGNLDLDRERALQLPVVTSSDWTKG, from the coding sequence ATGCGGCTCGTGAAGATTGGGCTCGCCAGCGTCAACACCACCGTGGGCGCCTTCGGGCGCAACGTGGACAAGGCGCTCGACCTGGCGCGCCGGATGGCCGCCGATGACGTCACCGTGGGCGTCTTCCAGGAGCAGCTCATCGGGGGCTATCCGCCCGAGGACCTGGTGCAGTGGCAGGGCTTCGTCGAGCGTCAGTGGCCCGAGCTGGAGCGCTTCGCGCGCGAGACGGCCTCGCTGCCCACCGTGTTCCTGGTGGGCGTGGCGGTGACGCACCAGGGGCTGCGCTACAACTGCGCCGCGCTCGTGGCCGGCGGGAAGATTCTCGGCCTGGTGCCCAAGGAGAAGCTGCCCACCTACAACATCTTCTACGAGGGGCGCACCTTCTCCCGCGGCATGCCCGGCATGCGCGAGGAGTACCGGGGCCTCCCCTTCGGGGACTACATCTTCCGCTTCGACTTCGGCCTCATCGCTCCCGAAGTCTGCGAGGACATCTGGAGCCCGGAGGCGCCCCTGCGCCGGCGCACGTACTCGGGCGCGGAGCTGGTGGTGAACCTGTCCGCCTCGCCCTTCCGCGTGGGCCACGGGGACACGCGGCGCGAGCTGCTCGCCACGCGCGCGTCGGACCACCAGTGCACCATCGCCTACTCCAACGCGCTGGGCAGCAACGACGGCATCATTTTCGACGGCGGTGGCTTCATCAACCAGAACGGCAAGCCCGTGGCGGAGGAGCCCCGCTTCCAGGAGGGCTTCGCGGCGGCCGTGGTGGACCTGGACCGCACGCTGCGCCTGCGCGCGGAGAACACCACGTGGCGCAGCGACCGCGAGTCGTGGCTGCGCGAGGGTGGCAAGCTGGTGCCCACCATCGACTGCACGGCGGCCTTCACCAGCCGGCGTGAGAGGCTGCGCTATCCGGTGCCCGCGCACCGCAGCTTCTTCCTCCCCGCTCCCGACAAGCGCCGCACCGCCCGCGAGGCGCTGTGCGAGGACATCCTCGACGCGCTCGCCCTGGGCATCGGCGACTATTTCGAGAAGACGCGCGCCTTCAAGGTCATCGGCATCGCGCTCTCGGGTGGGCGCGACTCGCTGCTCACGCTGCTCATCGCCCACCGCTACGCCAGGCGCGTGCGGCCGGAGAACCCGGGCAGCCTGCTGCGCGCCTTCTACATGCCCAGCCGCTACTCGAGCGATGCCACGCGCGACGCGGCGGAGACCATCGCTCGCGAGCTGGGAGTGCCCTTCCAGGTGGTTCCCATCGAGGAGGCCTTCGAGCGCGAGCTGGGGATTGCTCGCACCATGCTCGCGGGGTCCGAGGTGACGCCCATCACCGAGCAGAACATCCAGGCCCGCCTGCGCGCCCAGCGTATGTGGAACTGGTCCAACTCGAGTGGGGGCCTGTTCCTGCAGACGGGCAACATGAGCGAGCGCGCGGTGGGCTACACCACCACGGGCGGAGACCTCATGGGCGCGCTGGCCGTCATCGCCAACGTGCCCAAGACGGTCGTCATGTACCTGCTGGACTACCTGCTGGAGCAGACGAACTACGAGGGTATCCGCAGGGTGCTGGCCAAGCCGGCGGGGCCGGAGCTGGCGCACAACCAGGTGGGCGAGGAGGAGCTGATGCCCTTCCCCATCCTGGATGCCTGCTTCTATCTCTTCGCGGGGGAGAAGCTGGTGCCCGCGGAGATGCAGGTCGCGCTGGAGGCCATGTTCCCCGAGGTGGAGAGCACGAGGCTGAAGGGCTACGTGGAGAAGTTCACCCGGCTCTTCCTCCAGTCCATCTACAAGTGGGTGCAGGCCCCGCTGTCCCTGCACATCGGCAACCTGGACCTGGATCGCGAGCGCGCGCTGCAACTGCCCGTGGTGACGAGCAGCGATTGGACGAAGGGCTGA
- a CDS encoding patatin-like phospholipase family protein — MAWLERVRSWWRGETVQPLRPLLEWLGRGPVLPVLQALPVCIVWGAGSELGLPSLFLNDVPRVTFIAAFMAAMLLGQLCFIGYLLDADEPWALAPRRGKPGGVPPTIRWYLFRTGVYPAWLVALCMPCFIDRHFAFLFGVLAAVGVMLLLTRGAERLQHWYASDRQRHRWLRRIEVTFFRRHSTNIVVLHVLQAGLLVFFLVGYLLVAAHVALTGYRGWVSPAVVICVAIGLCGALYGAVHFFFPVRHAGALILAGVLGVFGMRGCSDLSLYDELTQPEPPVYAETSLALPRDAGLLGDDEALNAWLARMRAEPPPGVAWPTQGETQPASGQMVPRCAPGPKPRLALVATSGGGIRAAAWTAHVLSKLGGEEGVPGFHRYVRLVTGASGGMVGAGTWVAGLERGGLPDWVSLVTMMEEDSLSAASIALMLPFGENRGRAVEHAWGKHTKGLLERSFASLRGGESEGWLPSLVYSPMLVEDGRRLLVSNLDLSALTSPEASTLVVERNGDEPREGQKARLSVSGVQLFQLFPRKQPAFSVAAAARMSASFPYVSPASALPTSPQVRVVDAGYYDNYGVDLSAMWLHAHREWLRECTSGVVLIQIRDHLGNGRRTKLQAKAGGDFLGGLTSPLEAVLRARESSMSFRNDELLGLVQDELNASEPCFFTTAIFEFSEAAPLSWALTEHDRQQLQHAADSQTMRTRVASVREWLTADPEARERARMLALCPGGRELLTP, encoded by the coding sequence ATGGCGTGGTTGGAACGGGTCCGGTCCTGGTGGCGAGGCGAGACGGTGCAGCCGCTGCGCCCGTTGCTGGAGTGGCTGGGCCGTGGCCCGGTGCTGCCCGTCCTCCAGGCGCTGCCGGTGTGCATCGTCTGGGGCGCGGGCAGCGAACTGGGGCTGCCGAGCCTCTTCTTGAACGACGTGCCCCGGGTGACGTTCATCGCGGCCTTCATGGCGGCGATGCTGCTCGGGCAGCTGTGCTTCATCGGCTACCTGCTGGACGCGGACGAGCCGTGGGCGCTGGCGCCTCGGAGGGGCAAGCCGGGTGGGGTGCCACCCACCATCCGCTGGTACCTCTTCCGCACGGGCGTCTATCCGGCGTGGCTGGTGGCGCTCTGCATGCCGTGCTTCATCGACCGGCACTTCGCCTTCCTCTTCGGCGTGCTGGCCGCGGTGGGCGTGATGCTGCTGCTCACGCGCGGCGCCGAGCGGTTGCAGCACTGGTACGCGTCGGACCGGCAGCGCCACCGCTGGCTGCGGCGCATCGAGGTGACGTTCTTCCGCCGGCACTCGACCAACATCGTGGTGCTGCACGTGCTGCAGGCCGGGCTGCTGGTGTTCTTCCTCGTGGGCTATCTGCTCGTGGCCGCGCACGTGGCGCTCACGGGTTACCGGGGGTGGGTGTCGCCGGCCGTGGTCATCTGCGTGGCGATCGGCCTGTGTGGTGCCCTCTATGGCGCCGTCCATTTCTTCTTCCCCGTGCGGCACGCGGGAGCGCTCATTCTCGCGGGAGTGCTGGGCGTGTTCGGCATGCGGGGGTGCTCGGACCTCTCGCTCTACGACGAGCTGACCCAGCCCGAGCCGCCGGTGTACGCGGAGACGAGCCTCGCGCTTCCGCGTGACGCGGGGTTGCTGGGCGACGACGAGGCGCTGAACGCCTGGCTGGCGCGAATGCGCGCCGAGCCTCCACCGGGTGTGGCGTGGCCCACGCAGGGGGAGACGCAGCCCGCGTCGGGACAGATGGTGCCGCGCTGTGCACCCGGGCCGAAGCCCCGGCTCGCGCTGGTGGCGACGAGCGGAGGCGGCATCCGCGCGGCGGCGTGGACGGCGCACGTGCTCTCGAAGCTGGGGGGCGAGGAGGGCGTGCCGGGCTTCCACCGCTACGTGCGCCTCGTCACCGGGGCCTCGGGGGGAATGGTGGGGGCGGGCACGTGGGTGGCGGGGCTGGAGCGCGGCGGCCTGCCGGACTGGGTGTCGCTCGTCACGATGATGGAGGAGGACAGCCTCTCGGCGGCGTCCATCGCGCTGATGCTGCCCTTCGGCGAGAACCGCGGGCGGGCGGTGGAACACGCCTGGGGGAAGCACACGAAGGGTCTGCTGGAGCGCTCCTTCGCGTCGCTGCGCGGAGGCGAGTCCGAGGGCTGGCTGCCATCGCTGGTGTACTCGCCGATGCTGGTGGAGGACGGGCGGCGGCTGCTGGTGAGCAACCTGGACCTGTCGGCGCTGACCTCACCGGAGGCGAGCACGCTGGTGGTGGAGCGCAATGGTGACGAGCCGCGCGAGGGCCAGAAGGCGCGGCTGTCGGTGTCGGGGGTGCAGCTCTTCCAGCTCTTCCCCCGGAAGCAGCCGGCGTTCTCGGTGGCGGCGGCGGCGCGGATGAGCGCGTCCTTCCCGTACGTGAGCCCCGCGAGCGCGTTGCCCACCTCGCCCCAGGTGCGCGTGGTGGACGCGGGCTACTACGACAACTACGGGGTGGACCTGTCGGCGATGTGGCTGCACGCCCACCGCGAGTGGCTGCGCGAGTGCACCTCGGGTGTGGTGCTCATCCAGATTCGTGACCACCTGGGCAACGGCCGGCGTACGAAGCTGCAGGCGAAGGCCGGCGGCGACTTCCTGGGCGGGCTGACGTCGCCGCTGGAGGCGGTGCTGCGGGCGCGCGAGTCGAGCATGTCGTTCCGCAACGACGAGCTGCTGGGCCTGGTGCAGGACGAGCTGAACGCGAGCGAGCCGTGCTTCTTCACCACGGCCATCTTCGAGTTCAGCGAGGCGGCGCCGCTGAGCTGGGCGCTGACGGAGCATGACCGGCAGCAGCTTCAGCACGCGGCGGACAGCCAGACGATGCGGACGCGGGTGGCCTCGGTGCGTGAGTGGCTCACCGCCGACCCCGAGGCACGGGAGCGGGCCCGGATGCTCGCCCTGTGCCCCGGCGGGCGGGAGCTGCTGACGCCTTAG
- the trxA gene encoding thioredoxin, which translates to MATQEISKENFEATVSKQGIVMLDWWATWCGPCRAFAPVYEKASEAHQDITFGKIDTDAQPELSGMFQIRSIPTLMIFRDGILLFEQAGALPGPVLEELIGKVRALDMDEVRKELEARKKAKEPQA; encoded by the coding sequence ATGGCCACGCAGGAAATCAGCAAGGAGAACTTCGAGGCCACGGTGTCCAAGCAGGGCATCGTCATGCTCGACTGGTGGGCGACGTGGTGCGGCCCGTGCCGCGCCTTCGCTCCCGTCTACGAGAAGGCCTCCGAGGCGCACCAGGACATCACCTTCGGGAAGATCGACACGGATGCGCAGCCGGAGCTGTCCGGCATGTTCCAGATCCGCTCCATCCCCACGTTGATGATCTTCCGCGACGGCATCCTGCTCTTCGAGCAGGCCGGGGCGCTGCCCGGACCGGTGCTGGAGGAGCTCATCGGCAAGGTGCGCGCGCTGGACATGGACGAGGTCCGCAAGGAGCTCGAGGCGCGCAAGAAGGCCAAGGAGCCGCAGGCCTGA